From a single Hugenholtzia roseola DSM 9546 genomic region:
- a CDS encoding glycoside hydrolase family 10 protein has product MKIVLFCFCAFLSIVQPLGAQSFQPKREWRAAWIATINNNEFPSAKNLTTAQQQAEFLQILEAHKQNNFNALMVQVRPAADAFYYSLREPWSEYLTGRQGQMPDPFYDPLQFMLEATHEKGLEFHAWFNPFRAVFNKNKSQLAPTHLTLLRPEWFLDYGEQLIFNPALPEVREYVTDIIVEVALRYDIDGVHLDDYFYPYPKKEALLNDSSSYLQYGAGKELAQWRRENINLFIELLHKKIKKHKPYLKIGVSPCAVWRNQEKDPKGSPTKAGITAYDDLYADVRLWLEKGWLDYVAPQIYFSTRHKTVPFFPTLQWWSENAFGRHIYAGHAVYKVGNDKDSTWFEAAEMPRQIALVRSLYETKGEVCAGSAFYNSKVLRQNPAALCDSLRQTLYQFPALPPAMTWLDAFAPPMPTQFSVQGSEKGAILTWQQPDLAQATEKTAYFLLYRFKAEEAIDLNRMDRVLARIEGKSRSFIDTEIRPKESFVYVLTALDRLHNESVPTQALLFKMKKRYLRPQTVIHFGF; this is encoded by the coding sequence ATGAAAATCGTTTTATTTTGCTTTTGTGCCTTTTTATCAATAGTACAGCCGCTTGGTGCGCAATCCTTTCAACCGAAGCGAGAATGGAGAGCGGCTTGGATTGCGACAATCAATAACAATGAATTTCCCTCTGCCAAAAATCTAACAACGGCACAGCAGCAGGCAGAGTTTCTGCAAATTTTGGAGGCGCACAAACAAAATAATTTCAACGCCCTTATGGTGCAGGTGCGCCCTGCCGCAGATGCTTTTTACTACTCACTTCGCGAGCCTTGGTCGGAATACCTAACAGGGAGGCAGGGACAAATGCCCGACCCCTTTTACGACCCCCTACAATTTATGCTCGAAGCCACACACGAAAAGGGCTTAGAGTTTCATGCTTGGTTCAATCCTTTTCGCGCCGTCTTTAATAAAAATAAGAGCCAACTTGCGCCTACTCACCTTACCTTATTGCGCCCTGAATGGTTTTTAGACTATGGCGAACAGCTTATTTTCAATCCTGCTCTGCCCGAAGTGCGCGAATACGTTACCGACATTATCGTAGAAGTTGCGCTAAGATACGACATAGACGGCGTTCATTTAGACGATTATTTTTATCCCTACCCCAAAAAAGAGGCACTACTCAACGATAGCAGTAGCTATTTGCAGTATGGGGCAGGAAAAGAATTGGCACAGTGGCGCAGAGAAAACATCAATCTTTTTATAGAATTATTGCACAAAAAAATAAAAAAGCACAAGCCTTATTTGAAAATTGGAGTAAGCCCCTGTGCCGTTTGGCGCAATCAGGAAAAAGACCCAAAGGGCAGTCCCACAAAGGCAGGAATCACCGCTTACGACGATTTGTATGCCGACGTGCGACTTTGGCTCGAAAAGGGGTGGCTCGATTATGTCGCCCCCCAAATTTATTTTAGCACACGCCATAAAACAGTCCCATTTTTTCCAACGCTGCAATGGTGGTCGGAAAATGCCTTTGGTAGGCACATTTACGCAGGTCATGCCGTCTATAAAGTAGGCAACGATAAGGATAGCACTTGGTTTGAAGCTGCCGAAATGCCGCGCCAGATTGCCTTGGTGCGCTCGCTCTATGAAACAAAAGGCGAGGTCTGTGCAGGAAGTGCTTTCTACAATTCAAAAGTTCTGCGCCAAAATCCAGCCGCTCTATGCGATTCCTTGCGCCAAACGCTCTATCAATTTCCTGCCTTGCCGCCTGCCATGACGTGGCTTGATGCCTTCGCCCCCCCTATGCCTACCCAATTTAGTGTGCAGGGTTCTGAAAAGGGAGCCATTCTGACTTGGCAACAACCAGATTTGGCACAGGCTACCGAAAAAACGGCTTATTTCCTTTTATACCGCTTCAAGGCAGAAGAGGCAATAGATTTAAACCGCATGGATAGGGTCTTGGCGCGTATCGAGGGCAAAAGCCGCAGTTTTATAGACACAGAAATTCGCCCCAAAGAGAGTTTTGTGTATGTCCTGACTGCCTTAGACCGCCTACACAATGAAAGCGTCCCTACACAAGCCTTGCTTTTTAAGATGAAAAAACGATATCTACGCCCCCAAACGGTTATTCATTTTGGTTTTTGA
- a CDS encoding exo-beta-N-acetylmuramidase NamZ family protein: protein MISLSMRICTLFVLILTFLFAAFLAACQAQTQKMEGLSETLQPLVGADQPERYLPLLADKKVGLLVNHSSQVEIEQGKKLHLLDFLLKNKIEVVKIFAPEHGFRGKAEAGEKVESGRDSQTGLPIISLYGKNKKPSRQDFEGIEVLLFDIQDVGVRFYTYISTLHYAMETAAEMGVSLLILDRPNPNGGYIAGAVLDTTQVSSFVSMHPIPIVHGLTVGELARMIVGEKWLKVPDSLQKKLDLHIITVENYTHQTPYELPIAPSPNLASQQAIYLYPSLCLFEGTAFSVGRGTDFAFQVFGKPDFLNNSDTLLQKQFPQARFIRFTPKKNAQMGLAPLYEGQPCSGVDLRHLPFEQTKFSLRYLYGAYLQTPENERPNFFKSDFFSKLVGNKILEAQIREGKTIAEIEQTWEKDLAQYRVMRQKYLLYPDK, encoded by the coding sequence GCATTTGTACGCTTTTTGTTCTGATTCTAACCTTTCTTTTTGCCGCTTTTTTGGCTGCCTGCCAAGCCCAAACACAAAAGATGGAGGGCTTATCTGAAACGTTACAACCACTTGTGGGGGCAGACCAGCCCGAACGCTACCTGCCCTTATTAGCAGATAAAAAAGTAGGGCTTTTAGTCAATCATAGTTCGCAAGTAGAGATAGAACAAGGTAAAAAATTGCACTTATTAGACTTTTTATTAAAAAATAAAATAGAAGTAGTCAAAATTTTTGCACCCGAACATGGTTTTCGAGGCAAAGCCGAAGCAGGCGAAAAAGTAGAAAGTGGCAGGGATAGCCAAACGGGGTTGCCTATTATTTCTCTTTATGGTAAAAATAAAAAACCATCACGCCAAGATTTTGAAGGGATAGAGGTACTCCTTTTCGATATTCAAGATGTGGGTGTGCGTTTTTATACCTACATTAGCACTTTGCACTATGCGATGGAAACTGCCGCCGAGATGGGCGTTTCCCTTCTCATTTTAGACCGCCCTAACCCAAATGGTGGCTACATAGCAGGGGCAGTATTAGACACAACGCAGGTGAGCAGTTTTGTAAGCATGCACCCAATTCCCATTGTGCATGGGCTTACTGTGGGCGAACTGGCGCGTATGATAGTGGGTGAAAAGTGGCTAAAAGTGCCAGATTCTTTGCAAAAAAAATTAGATTTACACATCATAACCGTAGAAAACTACACACACCAGACTCCTTACGAGCTACCGATTGCGCCTTCGCCTAATTTGGCAAGTCAGCAGGCTATTTATCTTTATCCTTCTCTCTGCCTTTTTGAAGGAACAGCGTTTAGTGTGGGCAGGGGTACGGATTTTGCCTTTCAGGTCTTTGGCAAGCCCGATTTTCTAAATAATTCGGATACGCTTTTACAAAAGCAGTTTCCCCAAGCACGTTTTATCCGTTTTACGCCCAAAAAAAATGCCCAAATGGGACTTGCCCCTCTCTATGAAGGGCAGCCATGCAGTGGCGTGGATTTGCGACACCTGCCCTTCGAACAAACAAAATTCAGTTTGCGCTATCTTTACGGGGCTTATTTGCAAACGCCTGAAAATGAGCGTCCTAACTTTTTTAAAAGCGATTTTTTTAGCAAATTGGTAGGCAATAAAATCTTAGAAGCCCAAATTCGGGAAGGCAAGACGATAGCAGAAATAGAGCAAACTTGGGAAAAAGATTTGGCGCAGTATCGGGTGATGCGCCAGAAGTATCTTTTGTATCCTGACAAGTAA
- a CDS encoding DUF3575 domain-containing protein: MNIHKKVCNSRFVFLLFVLFSLWENDLQAQERDSVATPSRASRRFFVLKTQPFQPLIRKYSISGELRLKNHKSLQLQAAYWDWGLSIELSSLRLNLISGTIEANEFEGDLYFRNVGFQAEWRSYLIEETPLEGLYFAPALNLGFTQARFEVTDPDPFSLGTEGTGNRNFTAIGGNLSVGYQLIINRLAFDAFLGIGAFYNSLHQVEITYSDGRREQVDTSIPRILPFPRIGLSMGIAF, encoded by the coding sequence ATGAATATTCACAAAAAAGTTTGTAATAGTCGCTTTGTGTTTCTTCTCTTTGTGTTATTTTCTTTATGGGAAAATGACTTGCAGGCACAGGAACGCGACAGTGTGGCTACTCCTTCGCGAGCTTCGCGCCGTTTTTTCGTACTCAAAACGCAGCCTTTTCAACCGCTTATCAGAAAATACAGCATCAGTGGCGAATTAAGGCTCAAAAATCACAAAAGTTTGCAGTTGCAAGCGGCGTATTGGGATTGGGGCTTATCAATAGAATTAAGCAGCCTACGCCTTAATCTCATCAGTGGAACTATCGAGGCGAATGAATTTGAAGGCGATTTGTATTTTCGCAATGTAGGTTTTCAGGCAGAGTGGCGGTCTTATTTAATAGAAGAAACGCCGTTGGAGGGACTCTATTTTGCGCCTGCCCTTAACTTAGGCTTTACGCAAGCCCGCTTTGAAGTAACCGACCCCGACCCTTTTTCACTTGGTACAGAAGGCACTGGAAACCGCAACTTTACCGCCATAGGAGGCAATCTTTCCGTAGGTTATCAGCTCATTATCAACAGATTAGCCTTTGATGCTTTCTTAGGCATTGGGGCTTTCTATAATTCTCTCCACCAAGTAGAGATTACCTATTCCGACGGCAGGCGCGAGCAAGTGGATACAAGTATTCCGCGTATTCTCCCCTTTCCGCGTATAGGACTTTCGATGGGAATTGCATTTTAA
- a CDS encoding Rpn family recombination-promoting nuclease/putative transposase has translation MSKRLIRFDWAVKKLLRNKANFVVLEGFLSELLFEDIKIEKILESEGNQETEQDKYNRVDILVQNAKNELVIVEIQNTYEIDYFHRMAYGASKALTENLSLGQSYSEIKKVISVNIVYFDLGQGKDYVYKGTTNFQGLHEHDLLQLSNKQKETFTKQNISDIFPEYYIIKVNQFNDVAKDTLDEWVYFLKNSEVKDSFKAKGLAEAKEVLDVMRLNQEQTYGYNRYLDYLHVKASEALSLKIQQEELMEKKVAEAKEKVRKDEKIEIVKNAISEGFENQIIARLTGLTIDQIEDLRNERKKS, from the coding sequence ATGAGCAAAAGACTAATTCGCTTCGACTGGGCAGTTAAAAAACTCCTTCGCAATAAAGCTAACTTTGTTGTCTTAGAAGGTTTTTTATCTGAACTTCTTTTTGAGGACATCAAAATTGAAAAGATTTTGGAAAGCGAAGGCAATCAGGAAACCGAGCAAGACAAGTACAATCGCGTAGATATTTTGGTGCAAAACGCTAAAAATGAGCTTGTTATCGTAGAAATTCAAAATACGTATGAGATTGATTATTTCCATCGCATGGCGTATGGGGCATCTAAGGCTTTGACGGAAAATTTAAGTTTGGGGCAGTCTTACTCTGAAATTAAAAAAGTAATTTCTGTGAATATCGTTTATTTTGATTTAGGACAAGGTAAAGATTATGTCTATAAAGGGACAACTAATTTTCAAGGCTTGCATGAACACGACCTTTTGCAACTTTCAAACAAACAAAAAGAAACCTTTACCAAACAAAATATATCGGATATTTTTCCCGAATATTATATTATCAAAGTGAATCAATTTAATGATGTCGCCAAAGATACTTTGGACGAGTGGGTTTATTTTTTGAAAAATAGTGAAGTAAAAGATAGTTTTAAGGCAAAAGGTTTGGCAGAAGCAAAGGAGGTTTTAGATGTCATGCGTCTGAATCAAGAGCAAACTTATGGCTACAATCGCTATTTGGACTACTTGCACGTAAAAGCAAGTGAGGCACTTTCTTTGAAAATTCAACAGGAGGAACTAATGGAGAAGAAAGTAGCAGAGGCGAAGGAAAAAGTACGGAAAGATGAGAAAATTGAAATTGTTAAAAATGCTATTTCAGAAGGTTTTGAAAATCAAATAATAGCACGACTAACAGGTTTAACTATTGACCAAATAGAAGACTTGCGAAATGAAAGGAAGAAAAGTTGA
- a CDS encoding Rpn family recombination-promoting nuclease/putative transposase — MAKYINPYTDFGFKKLFGEEANKDLLIDFLNQLLPAHHQIADLNFRNVENLADLSAERKAIFDIHCKALSGERFIVEMQKAKVKYFKDRSLFYVTFPIREQAQTGEWNFRLEPIYFVAILDFEYDEAEERRKFRRDVALKDQDGDLFFDKLHFKFLQMPLFNKKENELKTKFDKWCYFLKNLESFDHIPNILNEPIFQKAFGTAELASFTAQQRDNYEQSLIQYRDLKSALETAVEEREVEIAKRMILAGSDNDFINQMTDLPFGYIEKLRAELKK; from the coding sequence ATGGCAAAGTACATCAATCCCTATACTGATTTTGGCTTCAAAAAACTTTTTGGAGAAGAAGCAAATAAAGACCTTTTAATCGATTTTCTGAACCAACTTTTGCCTGCCCATCACCAAATTGCAGACTTAAATTTTCGCAATGTTGAAAATTTGGCTGATTTGTCAGCAGAAAGAAAAGCTATTTTTGATATTCATTGCAAGGCACTTTCGGGTGAAAGATTTATCGTAGAAATGCAAAAGGCGAAGGTAAAATATTTCAAAGATAGAAGTTTATTTTATGTAACTTTTCCAATCCGAGAGCAAGCCCAAACGGGCGAGTGGAATTTCAGGTTAGAACCTATTTATTTCGTAGCAATCCTTGATTTTGAGTATGACGAGGCAGAGGAAAGACGTAAATTTAGGCGTGATGTTGCGTTGAAAGACCAAGATGGAGATTTGTTTTTTGATAAATTGCATTTCAAGTTTTTGCAAATGCCTTTGTTTAACAAAAAAGAAAATGAATTAAAAACTAAGTTTGACAAGTGGTGTTATTTTTTAAAAAATTTAGAAAGTTTTGACCATATTCCTAATATTCTCAACGAGCCAATTTTTCAAAAAGCCTTTGGTACAGCAGAATTAGCAAGTTTTACTGCACAACAACGTGATAATTACGAACAAAGTCTTATTCAATACCGAGATTTAAAAAGTGCTTTGGAAACAGCAGTTGAGGAAAGGGAAGTAGAAATTGCGAAACGAATGATTTTAGCAGGCTCTGATAATGACTTTATAAACCAAATGACTGATTTACCATTTGGGTATATCGAAAAGTTGCGTGCTGAATTGAAAAAATAA
- the coaD gene encoding pantetheine-phosphate adenylyltransferase has protein sequence MENSKIAIFPGSFDPFTRGHEDVVRRAIGLFDRVIIAIGYNSQKKRFFEVEMMKKAIASTFADEPRVSVEIYYELTASFAAKVGARFILRGIRNTTDFEYETPISQANKHVNAEIETVFLITSPQYTFISSSIVRDLYRFGQDVSKFVPYPLPIFEP, from the coding sequence ATGGAAAATTCGAAAATTGCCATCTTTCCCGGTTCTTTCGACCCCTTTACACGTGGGCATGAAGATGTAGTCCGCCGCGCCATAGGGCTTTTCGACCGCGTCATCATTGCCATTGGGTACAATAGCCAAAAAAAGCGTTTCTTTGAAGTCGAGATGATGAAAAAAGCCATCGCCTCTACCTTTGCCGACGAGCCGCGTGTTTCCGTAGAAATTTACTACGAACTAACGGCGAGTTTTGCTGCCAAAGTGGGAGCGCGATTTATCTTGCGCGGGATTCGCAACACAACCGATTTCGAGTATGAAACGCCTATTTCACAAGCCAATAAGCACGTCAATGCCGAAATAGAAACGGTCTTTCTCATTACTTCGCCCCAATATACCTTTATTAGCTCCTCTATCGTGCGCGACTTGTATCGCTTCGGACAAGATGTGAGCAAGTTTGTACCTTATCCCCTACCTATTTTCGAACCGTAG